One segment of Candidatus Fusobacterium pullicola DNA contains the following:
- a CDS encoding tRNA 2-thiocytidine biosynthesis protein TtcA: protein MSKGELALESIRTTYRKKIWSKFIKAVKNFDLIEDGDRIAVGVSGGKDSLLLCKLFQELKKDRSKNFEVAFISMNPGFGAMDMEQFKKNLEELDIPCEIFDANVWEVAFREDPEGPCFLCAKMRRGVLYNKVEELGYNKLALGHHFDDVVETTMINMFYAGTVKTMIPKVSSTSGKMSVIRPLVYIKEKDIIAYTQRNEISPMSCGCPIEAGKVDSKRKEIKNLLAELEKTNPNVKQSIFNSMKNINIDYVMGYTRGNKVKGEM, encoded by the coding sequence ATGAGTAAAGGAGAATTAGCTTTAGAGAGCATTAGAACTACATATAGAAAGAAAATTTGGAGTAAGTTTATAAAAGCTGTAAAGAATTTTGATTTAATAGAAGATGGAGATAGAATAGCCGTTGGTGTATCTGGTGGTAAAGATAGTCTTTTACTATGTAAGCTATTCCAAGAGTTAAAAAAGGATAGAAGTAAGAACTTTGAAGTTGCCTTTATATCTATGAATCCAGGGTTTGGTGCTATGGATATGGAGCAATTCAAAAAAAATCTTGAAGAGTTAGATATCCCTTGTGAGATATTTGATGCTAACGTATGGGAGGTAGCATTTAGAGAGGATCCAGAGGGGCCTTGTTTCCTATGTGCTAAGATGAGAAGAGGTGTACTATACAACAAGGTAGAGGAGTTAGGTTACAATAAGTTAGCTCTTGGACACCACTTTGATGACGTAGTTGAAACTACTATGATAAATATGTTCTATGCAGGAACTGTAAAAACAATGATACCAAAGGTTAGCTCAACAAGTGGAAAGATGTCAGTAATCAGACCTCTTGTATATATCAAAGAGAAAGATATCATAGCATATACTCAAAGAAACGAGATATCACCTATGAGCTGTGGTTGTCCGATAGAAGCTGGAAAGGTTGATTCTAAGAGAAAAGAGATTAAAAATCTTCTAGCTGAATTGGAAAAAACTAATCCAAATGTAAAACAGAGTATATTCAACTCTATGAAAAATATAAATATAGATTATGTAATGGGATATACTAGAGGAAACAAAGTAAAAGGTGAGATGTAA